A single Corynebacterium stationis DNA region contains:
- a CDS encoding Y-family DNA polymerase, whose translation MSDGQPRIAAPRIAALWFPDWPIQAAQIEDSSLTGAIIVVRHHHVDVCNRAARAAGVKRGMRLRQAQAICSEATVVEANEDRDGALFAVIASSLDDVASSVEVLRPGLVIVDAGAAERFHGAKAMEMLIDSVARQGVDTTVGVADEIATAIIAARDQETGQVVARGASKDYLSMQPVSVLSAETALGIPHELVQQFQQLGLRRLGDVANLPLHQVVNRFGPPGARVHDIVTARADRKVAPEEARSDLSVAVIPADPIARVDSAAFAARQLAAKLHEKLAAAGVVCLRLKIRAEFNRGQALERIWRTREALSEDATADRVRWQLDGWLTAARAADAGAADGHPADDAESEGAGIIELSLEPMETSAPDFIGQLWGSGSSDEHVKRAISRVQSTLGTDKVLQPWAAGGRGVAERVDFVPYGDETPQKGDKLWPGQIPGPLPARRGGGPQHPASRIRLIDATAKDVVVTAEAVLSSVPYAIGWGKHRYKVVGWAGPWPVDTFWWQPQNAEAAENPRRVARLQLVGKAENEPYERAWLLQWVAGQWRVEATYS comes from the coding sequence ATGAGTGATGGACAACCTCGTATTGCAGCCCCGCGCATTGCAGCGCTGTGGTTTCCGGACTGGCCCATTCAAGCTGCGCAGATTGAAGATTCCTCGCTGACAGGTGCCATCATTGTGGTGCGGCACCACCATGTGGATGTGTGCAACCGCGCGGCCCGGGCGGCCGGGGTCAAGCGCGGGATGCGGTTGCGGCAGGCGCAAGCCATTTGCAGTGAAGCCACGGTGGTGGAAGCCAATGAGGACCGTGATGGCGCGCTGTTTGCGGTCATCGCTAGCTCTTTGGATGATGTGGCTTCGTCGGTGGAGGTGTTGCGCCCGGGGCTGGTTATCGTCGATGCCGGTGCGGCGGAGCGGTTCCACGGTGCAAAGGCCATGGAGATGCTCATTGACTCCGTTGCGCGCCAGGGGGTGGACACTACGGTAGGTGTCGCGGATGAAATCGCTACGGCGATCATTGCCGCGCGAGATCAGGAAACAGGACAGGTAGTAGCTCGTGGGGCTTCTAAAGATTACTTATCGATGCAACCTGTCTCCGTATTATCCGCCGAAACCGCATTGGGGATTCCGCATGAGTTAGTACAGCAGTTTCAGCAGCTGGGCCTGCGGAGATTAGGCGATGTGGCGAATTTGCCCCTGCACCAGGTGGTCAACCGTTTCGGGCCACCGGGTGCGCGGGTGCATGACATCGTGACCGCACGTGCGGATCGGAAAGTTGCGCCTGAGGAAGCGCGCAGTGACCTGTCTGTCGCGGTGATTCCTGCGGACCCAATTGCGCGCGTGGACTCGGCGGCTTTCGCCGCGCGCCAGTTGGCGGCGAAATTACATGAAAAGCTCGCGGCTGCAGGCGTGGTGTGTCTGCGGTTGAAAATCCGCGCGGAGTTTAATCGTGGGCAGGCGCTCGAGCGTATCTGGCGCACGCGCGAAGCATTAAGCGAGGATGCCACGGCAGACCGCGTGCGCTGGCAGCTCGACGGTTGGCTCACCGCTGCGCGGGCAGCGGACGCAGGAGCGGCAGATGGGCATCCCGCAGACGATGCCGAGTCTGAGGGTGCCGGCATCATTGAGCTGTCTTTGGAACCGATGGAAACCAGCGCGCCAGATTTCATTGGCCAGTTGTGGGGCAGCGGTAGCTCCGATGAGCATGTTAAAAGGGCTATCTCTCGTGTGCAGTCGACGCTGGGCACGGATAAAGTCCTGCAGCCCTGGGCAGCCGGTGGCCGGGGAGTGGCAGAGCGGGTGGATTTTGTGCCCTATGGCGATGAAACCCCACAGAAGGGCGACAAACTGTGGCCCGGGCAGATTCCAGGGCCTTTGCCGGCTCGTCGTGGCGGAGGGCCACAGCACCCCGCGTCACGCATTCGGCTTATCGATGCCACCGCGAAAGACGTCGTCGTCACCGCTGAGGCAGTGCTGTCCTCGGTGCCTTATGCCATCGGCTGGGGCAAGCATCGCTACAAGGTGGTGGGCTGGGCAGGGCCGTGGCCTGTCGATACCTTCTGGTGGCAGCCACAAAACGCAGAGGCCGCAGAAAACCCACGGCGGGTGGCGCGGTTGCAACTGGTGGGCAAGGCCGAAAATGAGCCCTATGAAAGGGCGTGGTTATTGCAGTGGGTCGCGGGGCAGTGGAGAGTGGAAGCTACCTATAGTTAG
- a CDS encoding AMIN-like domain-containing (lipo)protein, with the protein MNKSLRVVPALLLTTSLTLCACSVEGKDQVTMAASTKSGISPLGDTNIAMKTSRPNKPAQLLVTDVRLGIHDSFERVVLDLDGNGDPGWFIDYTDKPMQQGSGALVQHDGRTTLNVNIDGTVYPHELNMEDPELHTVSSQDGFISQVISTGTYEGRSQFFICLDEARPYSVQVLEDPKRIVIDILR; encoded by the coding sequence ATGAATAAATCCCTCCGCGTGGTGCCAGCGTTGCTGCTTACAACATCACTGACGCTTTGTGCATGCAGCGTGGAGGGCAAAGACCAAGTCACCATGGCGGCGTCTACCAAATCGGGGATCTCTCCGCTGGGCGATACCAATATCGCGATGAAAACCTCGCGTCCCAATAAACCTGCCCAGCTGCTAGTTACTGATGTCCGTCTTGGGATTCACGACAGCTTTGAGCGCGTGGTTCTAGATCTAGACGGCAATGGCGATCCGGGCTGGTTTATTGATTACACGGATAAGCCCATGCAGCAAGGCTCTGGCGCACTCGTGCAACACGATGGGCGTACCACGCTTAACGTCAATATCGATGGCACCGTCTACCCGCATGAGCTCAACATGGAAGACCCGGAGCTTCATACCGTTTCCAGCCAGGATGGATTCATCTCCCAGGTCATCAGCACCGGCACCTATGAGGGGCGCTCGCAGTTTTTCATCTGCCTGGATGAAGCCCGCCCCTATTCGGTACAGGTTTTAGAAGACCCCAAGCGCATCGTCATCGATATCCTGCGTTAG
- a CDS encoding sucrase ferredoxin gives MTFCSDVQGEPLAGSAKQGRAYVLFEWPGGWSRDVLDGKTFSKDLTSALKRKLKEAGKGAGLQLIRRPGRAGRDVGQLHRCYLVWAEQEIMELVLLEDPEEILTLDLSGPGKNGAEVIDKPVLLVCAHGKRDVCCAVKGRPLAAELSEHFGEGLVWEASHMKGHRFAAVSLLMPWAYSFGRLNAEAGKQLVEAALKKEYFFPGNRGNGQLAPRAQVAELAVAQQLIDASETLHYGDLTVVDEEPKGKDHQPVEVTHVDGRSWRVELKKKEVPGVISSCGDKPKTSSVWVAARVIGA, from the coding sequence ATGACTTTCTGTTCTGATGTTCAAGGCGAGCCGCTTGCAGGAAGCGCGAAGCAAGGCCGCGCCTATGTGCTATTTGAGTGGCCTGGTGGGTGGTCCCGTGACGTGTTAGACGGCAAGACCTTTTCTAAAGATCTCACATCGGCGCTGAAAAGAAAGCTCAAGGAAGCAGGAAAGGGCGCTGGCCTGCAGCTTATTCGCCGCCCCGGCCGCGCGGGACGCGATGTCGGCCAGCTGCACCGCTGCTATTTAGTCTGGGCTGAGCAAGAAATCATGGAATTAGTACTGCTGGAAGACCCGGAAGAAATCCTTACTCTGGATTTGTCGGGGCCGGGTAAAAATGGCGCCGAGGTCATCGATAAGCCTGTGCTTTTAGTCTGTGCCCATGGCAAGCGCGATGTCTGCTGCGCGGTCAAAGGTCGCCCGCTGGCCGCCGAGCTCAGTGAGCATTTTGGTGAAGGCCTCGTCTGGGAAGCCTCGCACATGAAAGGCCACCGTTTTGCCGCCGTGAGTTTGCTGATGCCCTGGGCTTATTCCTTCGGCCGCCTAAACGCAGAGGCCGGCAAGCAGCTGGTTGAGGCAGCACTAAAGAAAGAATATTTCTTCCCCGGTAACCGCGGCAATGGCCAGCTGGCACCGCGCGCCCAGGTCGCAGAGCTAGCGGTGGCGCAGCAGCTTATCGATGCCTCCGAGACCCTCCACTACGGCGACCTTACCGTGGTCGATGAGGAGCCGAAAGGCAAAGACCATCAGCCCGTGGAAGTAACCCACGTAGACGGTCGCAGCTGGCGCGTGGAGCTAAAGAAAAAGGAAGTCCCTGGTGTTATCTCCTCGTGTGGAGACAAACCAAAGACTTCCTCAGTCTGGGTGGCTGCGCGAGTTATCGGCGCATGA
- a CDS encoding methionine ABC transporter permease — protein MNINYLAEADWDRLGSTLTTAIQDTLIMVIVTMLVAGILGLFIGILLYTTRPSGILKNRVVYTVLNVLVNFVRPIPFIILLAFVQPVTLAVMGTSIGRNPATFVMAIAATFAVARIVEQNLVAIDPGVIEAARAMGAGPWRIITTVIIPEALGPLVLGYTFLFIGVVDMSAMAGYVGGGGLGDFAIVYGYRAFEWEVTLVATLIIIVLVQAAQFFGNWLSAKIMRR, from the coding sequence ATGAACATCAACTATCTGGCAGAAGCCGACTGGGATCGCCTGGGCAGCACTTTAACCACCGCTATCCAAGACACCCTCATCATGGTCATTGTCACCATGCTGGTGGCGGGCATTTTGGGGTTGTTTATTGGTATTTTGCTCTACACCACGCGACCTTCGGGTATCTTGAAAAACCGCGTGGTTTACACCGTGTTGAACGTGCTGGTGAACTTTGTTCGCCCGATTCCGTTCATCATCTTGCTCGCCTTTGTCCAGCCAGTCACCTTGGCTGTGATGGGCACGTCGATTGGCCGCAACCCCGCAACATTCGTCATGGCTATCGCCGCGACCTTTGCGGTTGCTCGTATCGTTGAGCAAAACCTGGTCGCCATTGACCCTGGCGTGATTGAAGCTGCTCGCGCCATGGGTGCAGGTCCGTGGCGAATCATCACCACCGTCATCATCCCTGAAGCACTTGGCCCACTGGTCTTGGGCTACACCTTCCTATTCATCGGTGTGGTTGATATGTCCGCGATGGCCGGCTACGTCGGCGGCGGCGGGCTGGGTGACTTCGCGATTGTCTACGGCTACCGAGCCTTCGAGTGGGAAGTCACCCTGGTAGCAACCCTTATCATCATCGTCCTGGTTCAGGCTGCACAGTTCTTCGGCAACTGGCTATCTGCCAAGATCATGCGCCGATAA
- a CDS encoding methionine ABC transporter ATP-binding protein codes for MSTVGTRVEFRNLTKVFKQKKAEIKALDNVSLTVEAGEIMGIIGYSGAGKSTLVRMINGLDQPSSGSVLLDGTDIAKMPESKLRGIRKNIGMIFQQFNLFTSRTAAGNIEYPLKLQGMGKAERKKRVAELLDFVGLADRGGNYPEQLSGGQKQRVGIARALATNPTLLLADEATSALDPSTTKEVLELLREVNKEFGITIVVITHEMEVVRSIADKVAVMENGVVVEQGSIYEVFSNPQTSVAQSFVATSLRNTPDQVEADDLLAYDGRLFTIELAEDSGFFGAAADARNAGVNISIVHGGVTTLQKHSFGKMTVRLNGPQAAIQNFYNTLNATTDIQEITR; via the coding sequence ATGAGCACTGTTGGAACGCGGGTAGAATTCCGCAATCTCACCAAGGTTTTCAAACAGAAAAAAGCTGAGATTAAAGCACTAGACAATGTTTCGCTGACCGTTGAGGCAGGCGAAATCATGGGCATTATCGGCTATTCCGGTGCCGGTAAGTCCACGCTGGTGCGCATGATTAATGGACTGGATCAGCCGTCTTCGGGCAGCGTGTTACTGGACGGCACCGACATCGCGAAGATGCCGGAGTCTAAATTGCGCGGAATTCGTAAGAATATCGGTATGATTTTCCAACAGTTCAACCTGTTTACCTCACGCACGGCAGCGGGCAATATTGAGTATCCACTCAAGCTGCAGGGCATGGGTAAGGCTGAGCGTAAAAAGCGCGTGGCTGAGCTTCTGGACTTCGTTGGTCTGGCTGACCGTGGCGGCAACTACCCGGAGCAGCTTTCAGGCGGCCAGAAGCAGCGCGTGGGTATCGCTCGTGCGTTGGCTACCAACCCGACGCTATTGCTTGCCGATGAAGCCACCTCCGCCCTTGACCCCTCCACCACCAAGGAGGTGCTCGAGCTTCTGCGTGAAGTCAACAAGGAATTCGGCATCACCATCGTGGTGATTACTCACGAGATGGAAGTTGTTCGTTCTATCGCTGACAAAGTTGCGGTGATGGAAAACGGTGTCGTCGTGGAACAGGGCTCTATCTATGAGGTCTTCTCCAATCCGCAGACTTCCGTGGCGCAAAGTTTCGTGGCTACCTCGCTGCGTAATACTCCTGACCAAGTCGAAGCCGATGACTTGCTGGCTTATGATGGCCGCCTGTTCACCATCGAGTTGGCTGAGGACTCCGGCTTCTTTGGCGCGGCTGCCGATGCTCGCAACGCCGGCGTTAATATCTCCATCGTCCACGGTGGTGTGACCACGCTGCAAAAGCATTCCTTTGGCAAGATGACTGTTCGCCTTAACGGCCCACAGGCTGCAATCCAGAACTTCTACAACACCTTGAACGCCACGACCGATATTCAGGAGATCACCCGATGA
- a CDS encoding MetQ/NlpA family ABC transporter substrate-binding protein: protein MQIRRVLAATSAAVIAATGLVACSSDSSDSASGDSESAEQDGPIRVGTTDAAKKAWAALEEAAEAEGIDIEIENFADYSTPNQALEQGQLDTNNFQHLKFLAEYNVGNDSDLTPIVATEIIPLALFWKDHDSIDGIEGESIAIPNDPSNQGRAINVLVQADLITLKEEGLVTPTPADIDTEASKVQITPVDAAQTPSAYGEGTPAIINNSFLDRAGIDPNLAVFQDDPNSPEAEPYINAFVVRAEDADNETIKKLAELWHSPEVQAAVDEDAKGTSVQVERTQEELQEILDRLEEAERNS, encoded by the coding sequence ATGCAGATTCGTCGCGTACTAGCCGCTACCTCGGCAGCAGTTATCGCTGCAACTGGCCTGGTTGCCTGCTCCTCTGATTCCTCCGACTCCGCTTCCGGCGATTCCGAGTCCGCAGAGCAAGACGGCCCAATCCGCGTAGGCACCACCGATGCCGCCAAGAAGGCATGGGCTGCGCTGGAAGAGGCAGCTGAAGCTGAAGGCATCGATATCGAAATCGAGAACTTCGCTGACTACTCCACCCCTAACCAGGCTTTGGAACAGGGCCAGCTGGACACCAACAACTTCCAGCACCTGAAGTTCCTGGCTGAGTACAACGTCGGCAACGACTCGGATCTGACCCCAATCGTGGCCACCGAAATCATTCCTTTGGCACTGTTTTGGAAGGACCACGACTCCATCGACGGCATTGAGGGCGAATCCATCGCTATCCCGAATGACCCATCCAACCAGGGTCGCGCCATCAACGTTCTGGTCCAGGCTGACCTGATCACCTTGAAGGAAGAGGGTCTGGTTACCCCAACCCCAGCTGACATCGACACCGAGGCTTCCAAGGTTCAGATCACCCCAGTTGACGCTGCACAGACCCCATCCGCTTACGGCGAGGGCACCCCAGCAATCATCAACAACTCCTTCTTAGACCGCGCAGGCATTGACCCTAACCTGGCTGTCTTCCAAGACGATCCAAACTCCCCAGAGGCTGAGCCTTACATCAACGCTTTCGTAGTCCGCGCAGAAGACGCAGACAACGAGACCATCAAGAAGTTGGCTGAACTCTGGCACTCCCCAGAAGTCCAGGCTGCTGTCGATGAAGATGCCAAGGGCACTTCCGTTCAGGTAGAGCGCACTCAGGAAGAGCTGCAAGAAATCTTGGACCGCCTCGAAGAAGCAGAGCGCAACAGCTAA
- a CDS encoding error-prone DNA polymerase, protein MRFNGGSQLSWSRIERILSGRLGPTPVRVYDDSPQLIDATPRRPKTQSQVPFAELHAISCYSFLAGASEPEEMVDRAVELGLEALAVVDRDGFYGLMKFAEAAALRGLPTVYGVELSIGKGLLAIARGPEGYRRLSRLVAQARMATGEKDEVRYPPLAEVAEHLGEECVIVVGYEWADEVDGLIADFGAENVVLEYAATLRPEDTDHHDIVDAMRARHQLCAIATALPAAATRKDARLAAAKHALFRRESLEQAESTQHPMGAQWLRSGEQMRMLMPDRAEEIAFTVELARACAFTWDALAPNLPHCGVPEGFDEMSWLREMVAQRAPRRYRAHPKSWNKAKRQIEHELGVIEKLGFPGYFLIVTDIVDFCSRNSILCQGRGSAANSVVCFVLGITNAEPISAQLLFERFLSPDRDGPPDIDVDIESGRREEVIQYVYDFYGRDRAAQVANVITYRRKGALRDAARALGYPQGAGDAWSKGIADPPEDVSHLAEQFRGQPRHLGIHSGGMVLCDRPIADVVPMEWARMDNRSVLQWDKDDCAAAGLVKFDLLGLGMLEAIHHMVDLVKETRGKTINLWELDLADPEVYAMLSRADAVGVFQVESRAQLATLPRLKPRRFFDLVVEVALIRPGPIQGGSVHPYLRRRNGEEEVSYDHPVLEKSLGKTLGIPLFQEQLMQIAVDAAGFTGAEADELRRAMGSKRSPERMDALRQRFFTGLWETNQIEGEVALTLWNKIVAFAAYGFPESHAQSFASLVYFSAWFKHYYPAEFCVGLLRAQPMGFYSPQSLIQDARRHGVRILPVDVNASGTEARLEAHSDGAFAIRVGLNLVQGLSKVTDRIEENAPYKDMADLARRADLNTANLEALAKAGALDCFGLSRRQALWNARVAATEREGMLPGLTITEAPALPGMSLMELVATDISSTGVTHNLQPMQLIRPPGVLTAAELKTAEDGSRIRVAGIVTHRQRPQTASGVTFFGLEDETGLINVMVTPGLWKRNKVVARTAKALVIRGIVSNANGAATVTADKLEALDVGSFFSRGSRDFH, encoded by the coding sequence ATGAGGTTCAACGGCGGAAGTCAGCTGTCTTGGTCGCGCATTGAAAGGATTTTATCCGGCCGGCTAGGACCTACTCCCGTGCGGGTTTATGACGATTCGCCACAGCTTATCGACGCCACCCCGCGCCGCCCTAAGACTCAATCTCAAGTACCTTTTGCGGAACTACATGCCATCTCATGCTACTCCTTCTTGGCCGGTGCTTCCGAACCGGAAGAGATGGTGGATAGGGCAGTTGAACTGGGGTTAGAAGCTTTAGCGGTGGTGGATCGTGATGGCTTTTATGGCCTGATGAAATTTGCTGAAGCTGCCGCTTTGCGTGGGCTGCCGACGGTCTATGGAGTGGAGCTGTCCATCGGCAAAGGTCTGCTTGCGATCGCGCGTGGGCCAGAAGGGTATCGGCGTCTATCGCGACTGGTGGCGCAGGCGCGGATGGCGACGGGTGAAAAAGATGAAGTGCGTTATCCTCCGCTTGCGGAAGTTGCCGAACACTTAGGCGAGGAGTGCGTCATTGTCGTTGGGTATGAGTGGGCCGATGAGGTTGATGGGCTGATAGCGGATTTCGGCGCTGAGAATGTGGTGCTGGAATACGCTGCGACGCTAAGACCAGAAGATACTGACCACCACGACATAGTAGATGCCATGCGCGCGCGACATCAGCTGTGCGCGATTGCTACCGCGCTGCCGGCTGCCGCGACGCGAAAGGATGCGCGCCTGGCTGCGGCAAAGCACGCGCTTTTTCGCCGGGAGTCTTTGGAACAAGCAGAATCTACCCAACACCCCATGGGGGCGCAGTGGCTGCGCTCAGGCGAGCAGATGCGCATGCTTATGCCCGACCGCGCTGAGGAAATCGCCTTTACTGTTGAGCTTGCCCGAGCATGCGCCTTTACCTGGGATGCACTCGCCCCGAATCTACCGCACTGCGGGGTACCCGAAGGCTTTGATGAGATGAGCTGGCTACGCGAGATGGTCGCCCAGCGTGCCCCGCGGCGATACCGCGCGCACCCAAAGTCGTGGAACAAGGCGAAGAGGCAGATTGAGCATGAGCTGGGGGTCATCGAAAAGCTAGGCTTTCCCGGCTATTTCCTGATTGTCACCGATATCGTGGATTTTTGTTCCCGCAACAGTATCTTGTGCCAAGGCCGTGGCTCTGCGGCGAACTCCGTGGTGTGTTTTGTCCTCGGCATTACTAATGCAGAGCCGATTTCCGCGCAGCTGCTGTTTGAACGTTTCCTTTCCCCGGACCGCGATGGCCCGCCCGATATTGATGTTGATATCGAATCCGGTCGCCGGGAAGAAGTCATCCAGTACGTCTATGATTTCTACGGCCGCGACCGTGCGGCGCAGGTAGCGAATGTGATTACCTACCGCCGCAAGGGTGCGCTTCGCGATGCCGCGCGTGCCTTGGGCTACCCACAAGGCGCCGGCGATGCGTGGTCGAAAGGTATTGCGGATCCTCCCGAAGACGTCTCCCACCTCGCCGAGCAATTTCGTGGCCAGCCGCGACATTTAGGTATTCACTCGGGCGGCATGGTCTTATGCGACCGCCCGATTGCCGATGTCGTGCCCATGGAGTGGGCGCGCATGGATAATCGTTCGGTGCTGCAGTGGGATAAAGACGACTGTGCCGCAGCCGGGCTGGTGAAATTCGACCTGCTGGGCTTAGGCATGCTCGAAGCTATTCACCACATGGTGGACTTGGTGAAAGAAACCCGCGGCAAGACCATCAATCTCTGGGAGCTGGACCTTGCGGACCCGGAGGTTTACGCGATGTTGTCGCGTGCCGATGCCGTGGGTGTCTTCCAAGTCGAATCCCGCGCGCAGCTAGCAACCCTGCCGCGTCTTAAACCCCGCCGCTTTTTTGACCTAGTGGTGGAAGTTGCCCTGATTCGTCCCGGCCCCATCCAAGGTGGTTCGGTGCACCCGTATCTGCGCCGACGCAATGGGGAAGAAGAGGTGAGCTATGACCATCCGGTGTTGGAGAAGTCCTTGGGTAAGACCTTAGGTATTCCGCTGTTTCAGGAACAACTGATGCAGATTGCTGTCGATGCCGCCGGCTTTACCGGCGCCGAAGCCGACGAGCTACGCCGCGCGATGGGGTCGAAACGCTCCCCAGAGCGTATGGATGCCTTGCGCCAGCGCTTTTTTACTGGTTTGTGGGAGACCAACCAGATTGAGGGCGAGGTCGCCTTGACCTTGTGGAATAAGATTGTGGCGTTTGCGGCCTATGGCTTCCCCGAATCGCACGCGCAGTCTTTTGCCTCCCTGGTGTATTTCTCGGCATGGTTTAAGCACTATTACCCGGCGGAGTTCTGCGTGGGTTTGCTGCGCGCGCAGCCCATGGGGTTTTACTCGCCGCAGTCGCTTATTCAGGATGCCCGTCGGCATGGGGTGCGCATTTTGCCTGTCGATGTCAACGCCTCTGGCACCGAGGCTCGCCTCGAAGCGCACTCAGATGGTGCTTTTGCCATTCGCGTAGGCCTCAACCTTGTGCAAGGACTGAGCAAAGTCACTGATCGGATTGAAGAGAATGCGCCGTATAAGGACATGGCGGATTTAGCGCGCCGGGCTGATTTGAACACGGCGAATTTGGAGGCACTGGCAAAAGCGGGCGCGTTGGATTGCTTTGGGCTAAGTCGCCGGCAAGCGTTATGGAATGCGCGCGTGGCGGCAACGGAACGTGAGGGCATGCTGCCGGGGCTAACTATTACTGAAGCACCCGCGCTGCCCGGGATGAGCCTGATGGAGCTGGTTGCCACCGACATTTCCTCGACGGGTGTTACGCATAATCTGCAACCGATGCAGCTGATTCGCCCGCCGGGCGTGTTAACCGCGGCGGAGCTCAAGACTGCTGAGGACGGCTCGCGTATTCGCGTGGCGGGCATCGTCACGCACCGGCAGCGCCCGCAGACCGCGAGCGGTGTGACCTTTTTCGGCCTCGAAGATGAAACCGGGCTGATTAATGTGATGGTGACCCCGGGACTGTGGAAGCGCAACAAGGTCGTCGCACGCACGGCAAAGGCTTTGGTGATTCGCGGAATTGTTTCTAATGCCAATGGCGCAGCAACAGTTACTGCCGACAAATTGGAAGCACTTGATGTGGGCAGTTTCTTCTCACGCGGCAGCCGAGATTTCCACTAG
- a CDS encoding HNH endonuclease, with protein sequence MNGQQIIKLFYTSGITILRDVYECSPYDLADGLMPLNTARKYTRLATVFFGPADSPKVQRDSVALAEARQLSLEYLEMVNKHAKKLNTRGAAWKLRAELIAFEGTFEEVEAYAKKRVTEEGGDTKKKPGVRLGRVVDGLRTISITDTQRRITDLEKTLDAAITDEDQPRSEALLEPFWDLIEGTGTGLIRPEYRTVIAIGLDDFAKVSCDKGEDVVVALSDGTTMTGSEFINAAMEGALGDKLYVGLFHPTAGPVNLYEARFASDKLRTLAMAENLVCPWPDCNVPADRCQVHHIDAHKHGGHTKPSNLTMLCKYHNGVNDDGDPANPGSQKRKNKRGKGKPSRGRMRRHRGKVRLQTPGGKLVGNTHHVSSMGAMNLI encoded by the coding sequence ATGAACGGACAACAAATAATAAAACTCTTCTACACCAGCGGAATAACCATCCTCCGCGATGTTTACGAGTGCTCCCCTTATGACTTAGCCGATGGCCTAATGCCACTGAACACGGCGCGAAAATACACCCGGCTAGCCACAGTTTTCTTTGGTCCTGCTGATTCTCCCAAGGTGCAGCGCGATTCAGTAGCTCTTGCTGAAGCAAGGCAATTAAGCCTCGAATACTTAGAAATGGTCAACAAACACGCCAAGAAACTCAACACCCGCGGCGCCGCATGGAAGCTGCGTGCCGAGCTTATCGCGTTTGAGGGCACCTTCGAAGAAGTCGAAGCCTACGCTAAGAAACGCGTCACCGAAGAAGGCGGCGACACCAAAAAGAAACCCGGGGTGCGCCTTGGCCGGGTTGTAGACGGCCTGCGCACTATTAGTATTACCGATACGCAGCGCCGTATTACTGATTTAGAAAAGACGCTTGATGCTGCGATCACAGATGAAGACCAGCCACGCTCCGAAGCCCTACTGGAGCCTTTCTGGGACCTCATCGAAGGCACCGGCACCGGGCTTATCCGCCCTGAATACCGCACCGTGATTGCCATTGGTCTCGATGATTTCGCGAAAGTCTCTTGCGACAAAGGCGAGGACGTCGTTGTTGCTCTTTCCGACGGTACGACCATGACGGGCTCTGAGTTCATTAACGCCGCAATGGAAGGCGCACTCGGCGACAAACTCTACGTCGGGCTCTTCCACCCCACCGCCGGACCGGTGAACTTGTACGAAGCCCGATTCGCATCAGACAAACTTCGCACTCTCGCCATGGCAGAGAACCTCGTGTGCCCATGGCCGGACTGCAACGTACCAGCCGATAGATGCCAGGTCCACCACATCGACGCCCACAAACACGGCGGACACACCAAACCCTCGAACCTGACGATGCTGTGTAAGTACCACAACGGCGTCAACGACGACGGTGACCCGGCTAATCCCGGGTCACAGAAAAGAAAAAATAAGCGAGGAAAAGGGAAGCCGAGCCGCGGAAGAATGCGACGCCACCGCGGCAAAGTCCGCCTGCAGACCCCAGGCGGAAAGCTTGTGGGCAATACGCACCACGTGAGCAGCATGGGAGCGATGAACCTCATCTAA
- a CDS encoding PH domain-containing protein — MNSRDVVPDGMNPVSRKLIKARYIVNLSWMAFFTIAAGVAGYFLHWSFYIIAGVFVALILWLLWLIPSQVKLMGWQETDDELLITKGRLWHRFTVVPYGRIQFVDVSSGPIARMYGLKAVKLHTASAGTDATVKGLEADTADALRERLADKARERMSGL, encoded by the coding sequence ATGAACTCACGCGATGTCGTACCCGATGGCATGAATCCGGTATCCAGGAAACTGATCAAAGCACGTTATATTGTCAATCTTTCTTGGATGGCGTTTTTTACAATTGCAGCGGGCGTCGCGGGGTATTTTTTGCACTGGTCCTTTTATATTATCGCCGGTGTCTTTGTCGCGTTGATTCTATGGCTGTTGTGGCTCATTCCTTCCCAGGTCAAACTCATGGGCTGGCAAGAAACTGATGATGAGCTGCTGATTACTAAGGGCCGTTTGTGGCACAGGTTTACCGTCGTGCCCTATGGCCGTATTCAATTCGTGGATGTTTCCTCCGGACCCATTGCACGCATGTATGGATTGAAAGCCGTCAAACTGCACACCGCATCAGCTGGCACCGATGCGACCGTCAAAGGCCTCGAGGCAGATACCGCCGATGCTCTGCGTGAGCGCTTGGCCGATAAGGCGCGCGAGAGGATGAGCGGTCTATGA